The genomic region TCCTGCACCCAGTAGACGAGCTTCGCCCCGCGCAGCGGTCGCACCGCCAGGGCGGCGGCGGCGATGAGCGGCGGGGTGGTCATGGCGAGGACCACGTCCTGGCGCGGGAGCCGGAGCAGCTCCACCGCGGCGGCCGCGTAGAAGCTGCCGTAGTCGAGCGCGCGGTGCGCCAGGGTCCGCTTCCCGAGCGAGGTCGCCGCCACCCGCCGGATCTCCACGCCCCGGTGGCGCTCGCGCGCCGGCAAGGTGCCGCCGCCGAGGTAGCTGCCGCGGCCGGCGAGGGCGGTCACGGAGACGCCGGCGGCGGCCAGGTCCTCCGCGAGATCGGTCGCGAGCTGCGCGGTGGCCGCGAGGTCGGGGTGGAAGAACTGGTTGAGGAGGAGGAGCTTCATGGCGCCGAGCCGATCCTCCGCTCCTTCTGCTTCGCCGCCGGGTTGCCGGCGTAGACGCCGTACGCCTCGGTGTCGCCCGAGAGGACGCCGCCCGCGCCCAGCACCGCGTGGCTCGCGAGGCGGCTCCCGGGCAGGAGCAGCGAGCGCACCGCCGCCCAGGCGCCGTCCTCCACCGTGACGCCTTTCACCACGAGGTCGAAGGAGGGCTTCGACCAGTCGTGGTTCCCCGTCTCGACCATCACGCCCTGCGACAGGCAGACGTCGGCGCCGATCTCGATCCGGCCGAGCGAGTCGAGCCAGACGCCCTCCCCGACCCAGGTGTGGTCGCCGAGCGAGAGGTTCCAGGGGTACTTCACGGTGACGCGCGGCTTGATCACCACCCCTTCGCCGACCCTCGCGCCGAAGGCGCGGAGCAGCGCGGACTTGAGGCGCGACGGCCACGGGAAGGCGGTCTGGAGGAAGGCGCGGTGGGCCGCCAGCCAGAGGACGCGGACCGCGAGCGGCCGGCCGGGGTCGTACCAGCGGTTGTCGAAGGTGGAGAGGTCGGTGCGGCCGCGAGGGTTCATTCGAGGAGCTCCACGCTGGACGGAGGCGCGCCGCCTCCCAAGGACCAGCGGTACACGGAGTGGACCTGCTCCGCCACCTCCTGCCACGTGTAGCGGCGCAGGACCTCCTCGCGCCCGCGCGCGCCGAGCCGCTCCCGCTCGCCGGGCGGCAGCCGCACGAGGTCTCGCAGCGCCGCCGACAGCGAGCCCTCCTCTGGATCGCAGACCAGCCCGGCGCCGAGCGCCTGCACGTCGAAGTTGCACGCACGGGTGACGACCACCGGCAGCCCGAGGCTCATCGCCTCGAGCACCGCCATCGAGAACCCCTCCGAGTGCGAGGGCAGCACGAAGGCGTCCGCGGCCGTGAGCGCCTCCGCCTTGGCCTCCCCGAAGAGCGGGCCGGTGAAGAGCACGGACCGCTGCAGGCCGCGCTCCGCCACGCGGCCCGCCACCTCGGCGGCGTGCCCGAGCTGATCCGGGCCGGCGACCACCAATAGCCAGTCCTCGCGGGCGAGCTCCGCCTCGCGGGCGAGCCGCGCCCAGGCCTCCACCAGGATGGGCAGGCCCTTCTTCGGATGGATGCGGCCGAGGAAGAGCAGGAGGCGGCGGTTCGCGACGGACGGGAAGCGGGCCGCGAAGGCGCCTCGGTCCGGCCGCGCGGCGGGAGGCGTGACGCCGTTCGGGATCACGGCGATCGGGTTTCGCAGGCCGAGGGCCCGGAAGGCCCGCGCCTCGTTCTGGTTGAGCGCGTGCAGGCAGCGCGCGCCGCGCAGGTTGCCCTCCTCCACCAGCGCCCAGAACAGCCGCTTCTTCCAGCGGGAGTGGGCGAGCGCCCAGGGCTCCAGCATCCCGTGCGGCGTGACCAGCACCGGGCGGCCGGACCCGCGACCCCAGCGGCGCGCCGCGCGCGACGGCCAGGTGAAGAGGCCGTGGAGGTGGAGCAGGTCCGGCGCGGGGCCGGCGAGCGCGCGCGCGAGCCCGGGGGCGAACCCGAGCGCGAGCGGGCCCCGGTGGGGGAAGAGCTCGGCCGAGTCGCCGCACTCGGTCAGCGCCGGCGCGGCGGGATCGCGCACCCCGAGCAGCCGCGGGCGGAGGCCGGCCTGGTGCTGCGCCGCCGCCAGCGCGGCCACCACCGGCGGGATGCCGCCGCCCCGCACCGACAGGAGCCAGGTGAGGTGCGCGGGGATCATGCCCGGCGGCAGACGTAGATCTGGTTGACGCCCAGTCGTGACAACCCAACACTTCCGGCTGCCCAGCGTTCGATTTCGAGTGTGCGCTCCTCTCCGAGTCGCCTGGCAACGAGACCTGGCAAGACGCCGAGCCCCACGACCCGCTCCACTATCAGGCCAGCGCCCTTCAACAAATCGAGCGTCCGCCGCGCACTGAGATACCGCTCCGTGCGGCGCCCCAGCGCTCGCCTAACCAATCCGAAGGGGGCAGACACCACCTTGTAGCTGGGCAGGCTCCCGTGGTTGTTCACGATCAGTCGGGCCTCTCTATCTCGCAAACGAGCCGCGAGCCTCATCAGAACGGTCTCCCGCAACGAATCCTCGGCGTTCAGAAGGAACCGGAACGCGGTGATGAGGTCATACTCTGCCTCTACGCCCGTCTCGGCCGTGATGTCCTTCAGCAACAACTCAGCATTCGGACACTTGGCTCGGGCCTGCTCGAGCATCGCGGGGGACACATCGATTCCACGAGTCCTAGAGAAGTTCGGCTGCACATA from Anaeromyxobacter paludicola harbors:
- a CDS encoding glycosyltransferase, with the translated sequence MIPAHLTWLLSVRGGGIPPVVAALAAAQHQAGLRPRLLGVRDPAAPALTECGDSAELFPHRGPLALGFAPGLARALAGPAPDLLHLHGLFTWPSRAARRWGRGSGRPVLVTPHGMLEPWALAHSRWKKRLFWALVEEGNLRGARCLHALNQNEARAFRALGLRNPIAVIPNGVTPPAARPDRGAFAARFPSVANRRLLLFLGRIHPKKGLPILVEAWARLAREAELAREDWLLVVAGPDQLGHAAEVAGRVAERGLQRSVLFTGPLFGEAKAEALTAADAFVLPSHSEGFSMAVLEAMSLGLPVVVTRACNFDVQALGAGLVCDPEEGSLSAALRDLVRLPPGERERLGARGREEVLRRYTWQEVAEQVHSVYRWSLGGGAPPSSVELLE
- a CDS encoding WcaF family extracellular polysaccharide biosynthesis acetyltransferase; its protein translation is MNPRGRTDLSTFDNRWYDPGRPLAVRVLWLAAHRAFLQTAFPWPSRLKSALLRAFGARVGEGVVIKPRVTVKYPWNLSLGDHTWVGEGVWLDSLGRIEIGADVCLSQGVMVETGNHDWSKPSFDLVVKGVTVEDGAWAAVRSLLLPGSRLASHAVLGAGGVLSGDTEAYGVYAGNPAAKQKERRIGSAP
- a CDS encoding class I SAM-dependent DNA methyltransferase, yielding MKSYRDAFRASGAGALYDADQYRPGSYWDLQWRLEQNVLAGVVEELRGRNRLADYLDFACGTGRVLSYVQPNFSRTRGIDVSPAMLEQARAKCPNAELLLKDITAETGVEAEYDLITAFRFLLNAEDSLRETVLMRLAARLRDREARLIVNNHGSLPSYKVVSAPFGLVRRALGRRTERYLSARRTLDLLKGAGLIVERVVGLGVLPGLVARRLGEERTLEIERWAAGSVGLSRLGVNQIYVCRRA